In the Nicotiana tabacum cultivar K326 chromosome 16, ASM71507v2, whole genome shotgun sequence genome, one interval contains:
- the LOC107760674 gene encoding protein NRT1/ PTR FAMILY 4.6-like encodes MEIESSSKLTTTTWEGYVDWRNKPALINRHGGLVAASFVLGVEVLENLAYLANASNLVMYLSEYMHFSPSNSANSVTNFMGTSFLLALLGGFLSDAFFTAYQIYLISAVIEFLGLVILTIQARSTSLKPQKCNLTNMACEQVEGAQAAMLFIGLYLVALGVGGIKGSLPPHGAEQFDGETPQGRKQRSTFFNYFVFCLSCGGLIAVTFVVWVEDNKGWQWGFGISTLAILLSIPLFLAGSPFYRNKIPRGSPLTTISKVIIAAVLNSCASRNSGSAIASLGSSPSTIPVLLSQEDGETTNIKYVESIEIPSKSLRFLNRAVVRNPAVCGALKCSVQEVEEVKIVMKILPIFACTIMLNCCLAQLSTFSVQQAATMNTNFGKLKVPPASLPIFPVLFIMILAPIFDYFIIPFARRVTKTEMGITHLQRIGIGLFLSIVAMAIAALVEIKRKRVATDSGLLDSAKPLPITFFWIAFQYLFLGSADLFTLAGLLEFCFSEAPFSMRSLATSLSWASLAIGYYLSSVIVSIVNSVTGNSKHHPWLSGRNLNHFHLERFYWLMCILSALNFIHYLYWATKYKYRSVSCSK; translated from the exons ATG GAAATAGAGAGCTCAAGCAAACTAACTACTACTACTTGGGAAGGCTATGTAGATTGGAGAAATAAACCGGCACTCATCAATCGACATGGTGGATTGGTTGCTGCATCCTTTGTCTTAG GGGTGGAGGtgttggagaacttggcatatcTAGCAAATGCAAGCAACTTGGTGATGTACTTGTCTGAATACATGCATTTTTCACCATCAAATTCAGCAAATTCAGTGACTAATTTTATGGGCACTTCCTTCTTACTCGCACTTCTTGGCGGCTTCTTATCTGATGCTTTCTTCACAGCTTATCAAATCTATTTGATCAGTGCAGTTATTGAATTTCTG GGTTTGGTGATACTCACAATACAAGCTCGTTCAACCTCTTTGAAACCACAAAAATGCAACTTGACAAACATGGCATGTGAACAAGTTGAGGGTGCACAAGCTGCAATGTTATTCATAGGCCTTTACTTAGTAGCATTGGGTGTAGGAGGTATTAAGGGATCTCTGCCACCCCATGGAGCTGAACAGTTTGATGGAGAAACCCCACAAGGAAGGAAACAAAGATCAACTTTCTTCAATTACTTTGTGTTTTGCCTCTCATGTGGTGGCCTCATTGCTGTCACTTTTGTAGTTTGGGTGGAAGACAACAAGGGTTGGCAATGGGGATTTGGGATTTCAACTTTGGCTATATTGTTGTCAATCCCATTATTCCTTGCTGGTTCACCTTTCTATAGGAACAAGATTCCTCGCGGAAGTCCTCTTACAACAATATCTAAG GTTATAATTGCAGCCGTGCTAAATTCTTGTGCATCGAGAAATTCAGGTAGTGCGATAGCAAGTTTGGGTTCAAGCCCTTCTACAATTCCAGTGCTACTATCCCAGGAAGATGGGGAAACTACAAACATCAAATATGTAGAATCGATCGAGATCCCATCGAAAAGTCTGAGGTTCCTTAATCGGGCTGTTGTAAGAAATCCTGCGGTTTGTGGTGCGCTGAAATGCTCAGTGCAAGAAGTAGAAGAAGTCAAAATTGTGATGAAAATCCTACCGATTTTCGCCTGCACAATAATGCTCAACTGTTGCCTAGCTCAACTATCCACATTCTCAGTCCAGCAAGCTGCAACTATGAATACAAACTTTGGCAAGTTAAAAGTTCCACCAGCTTCACTCCCTATTTTCCCTGTATTATTCATCATGATTCTTGCACCGATTTTCGACTACTTCATCATCCCATTTGCCCGAAGGGTAACCAAGACAGAGATGGGAATCACTCACCTCCAACGTATTGGTATCGGTTTGTTCCTGTCAATTGTAGCAATGGCAATAGCAGCTCTTGTTGAAATCAAGCGCAAACGAGTAGCTACTGACTCGGGACTACTTGACTCTGCCAAGCCATTGCCTATTACGTTCTTTTGGATCGCGTTTCAGTACTTGTTTCTTGGATCAGCGGATCTTTTCACTCTAGCCGGACTACTTGAATTTTGTTTCTCAGAAGCACCATTTAGTATGAGATCATTGGCAACATCACTCTCTTGGGCTTCTTTAGCCATAGGATACTATCTTAGTAGCGTGATAGTATCAATTGTCAATAGTGTCACGGGCAATTCAAAGCACCACCCATGGCTTTCTGGTCGCAACTTGAATCACTTCCATTTGGAGAGATTTTACTGGCTAATGTGCATACTCAGTGCATTGAATTTCATACACTATCTGTATTGGGCTACAAAGTACAAGTACAGATCAGTAAGTTGTAGTAAGTAA